A portion of the Desmodus rotundus isolate HL8 chromosome 8, HLdesRot8A.1, whole genome shotgun sequence genome contains these proteins:
- the LOC112301259 gene encoding prothymosin alpha-like, with protein sequence MSDAAVDTSSEITTKDLKEKKEVVKEAENGRDAPANGNANEENGEQEDDNEVDEEEGEGGEEEEEEEEEGDGEEEDRDEDEEAEAAMGKRAAEDDEDDNVDTKKQKTDEDD encoded by the coding sequence ATGTCAGACGCGGCCGTGGATACCAGCTCCGAGATCACCACCAAGGActtaaaagagaagaaggaagttgTGAAGGAGGCAGAGAATGGAAGAGATGCACCTGCTAATGGCAACGctaatgaggaaaatggggagcaGGAGGATGACAATGAGGTAgatgaagaagagggagaaggaggggaggaggaggaagaggaggaggaggaaggtgatgGTGAGGAAGAGGATAGAGATgaagatgaggaggctgaggcagcTATGGGCAAACGGGCAGCTGAAGATGATGAGGATGACAATGTTGACACCAAGAAGCAGAAGACCGATGAGGATGACTAG